The Rubrobacter naiadicus DNA window TTCTCTCTGTTTTGAATCAGAGATACCCTAACTTGGAATATATCATCATAGACGGTGGTTCAACCGACGGTTCGGTTGACATTATCAAGAAATACGAACCTCATCTCAGTTACTGGGTTAGTGAACCCGATAACGGACAAGCCAATGCTATCAATAAAGGTTTGCGGTTGGCTACCGGGGACTGGGTAGGTTTCCAAAACTCGGATGATCTCTACCTGCCGGGAGCATTTCATAAGTTTGCGAAGGCTATCGAAAAAGACAATACAGCTGAAGTCATATATGGGAATATGGTACACATAGACAGCGATGATATCGTGTATGACGTTCAATTAACAGGCCCGGCGCATGGCTGGCTACACCTTGCGCAGGGTATACAGTTCCACAACCAGGCGACGATATGGCGCAGAGCGCTGCTCGAAAGGGCAGGTTACCTTGACGAGAACTTTCAGTTCTGTATGGATTTCGAGTACTTTGCGCGGCTCGTAATCCAACATAAAGTGAAATTGCGGCATGTGGACGAGTTAGTTGGTGCATTTCGCTCGCATGCAGATTCGAAGAGTAGAACTATGTTAGCTACATCTGCGAAGGAGCACGAATTGGTAATTACGAAATTTGGAGGGCGGGGAAAACGGGGAAAAAATTCCGGTGTTTATCTCCTATCTACAGTATTAGCTAAATCATATAAGGGATTGTGGTATATGACTCATAAACACAGCTGGTATTTGGTGAGACATCTAACACCTAGTACGCGTGATGTAAAATGATAAAAATATCAAATAAAGCCCGCATACGAATTACAACGCCTGCAGTTTTGTTTGTTATGTCTTTCGCCTTCGACTTCAGAGGTGCACAAGGTGGAACTTTAATACAGTACGCCATGGCTTTCGTGAATACCCTGAGTTTCGTATGGTTGCTTTTGCTATATCGTATGAAATTCCCAAAGACTGGAGCAACGGCTTTTCTATGTTGGGGATGGGGGGGGTTCCTCTTTGTAGGCTCGGTAGGAGCATGGGTAAACGATGTTCCGTTAGGACAATATATCCGCACTATATACCCATATATGCTCTTTCTAGAGGGATTGCTAGTCGCTTTGTGGCTGAGTCGTAGTAGACAAGGTGCGGTCATTTTGACACGCGCTATGCTGGTTACGGCTTTTATATCTCTTATATTTACACTGTGGTGGGGATTTTACTTTTCTGGAGTACCTATTAGTACGATCAGATATCAAATACTAAGTGTACTTACTCCTTTTATAATCGCGATTTCGGCAGCGGACTTATTGCTAATACGACGCCATCGGATTCGGTCTCTTGTACTTTTTTTGCTTGCTTGCAGCATTGCGGCACTTTCAGTTACGCGAGGGGTGGTGTTAGAAATAGGGATTACACTAATTGTCGTTTTGATGGCTTCCGTCAGAGGGTCCATGCGCCAACGATTGGTATGGCCTCGGAAATTTTTCGTGGCGATGATTGGTAGTGCAACAACGGTTGTTGTTATTATTAGTACATTTGTAATTTTTGCCCCTTGGATTTTACAAAGATGGCTTCAGAGGAGCCAAGGAAACGTTGGCTTCGCTACTTTTTGGACGAGAGTTGCAGCTGTCTTTGGACAATGGGAACAGTTGGTGCATAACCCAATAGGGTGGATAACGGGGCAGGGTTTCGGACATGTTTATCAGTATTCTCAAGCTTTTGCGGTATACGTTTATCCGTATGTTTCCTGGAGTTCATTTAGCCAAACCATGTGGTATCCAGGTGAATTTATGTGGGTGACTCCTTTGTATTATGCTGGGTTCGTTGCTGGGAGTATAGCCATTTTAGTGCTACTGTATGGCTTTTTGTGTGCTTTTCGTACACTGGTTGCGCTAACAATGGGAAGCAGAAATACCAATTTGTGGTGGCCTCTCTGGGTTGGGTCTTTGGGGTACCTTAGTACACTGACCCTTGGATTTACCTCTGATCCATTTGGAAGCCGTCTGGCGGGAATGTTTTTGGGATTATCATTGGGGCTAGTAATTGTTTTGAGAAA harbors:
- a CDS encoding glycosyltransferase family 2 protein; translation: MVRRYGKPNYQTLTRQIRRFTATSATNLTEAVNISHSSLPKISIVTPSFNQAKFLERTILSVLNQRYPNLEYIIIDGGSTDGSVDIIKKYEPHLSYWVSEPDNGQANAINKGLRLATGDWVGFQNSDDLYLPGAFHKFAKAIEKDNTAEVIYGNMVHIDSDDIVYDVQLTGPAHGWLHLAQGIQFHNQATIWRRALLERAGYLDENFQFCMDFEYFARLVIQHKVKLRHVDELVGAFRSHADSKSRTMLATSAKEHELVITKFGGRGKRGKNSGVYLLSTVLAKSYKGLWYMTHKHSWYLVRHLTPSTRDVK